One genomic region from Spirosoma sp. KCTC 42546 encodes:
- a CDS encoding RagB/SusD family nutrient uptake outer membrane protein: protein MNTKYSLFLVFLALILVSGCQSLIEDPKGSLTPGTYFKTQSDLDASVSAIYIQFARDGAWGFTNRSTSYFGSDDFTTDPGLNKEDFRLFDRLSGGSGNLSLVAQWQGPWQGIYQANNVIANYAKVGSTDVLKNQAAGQAYFLRALGYFYLVRTFGPVPIILTQIDVNDRPPRDPVDKVYAAIISDLQKAKELLPISFPNQPGKANQMAARSLLADVYLSMTGWPLNQESNYKLAADEANSVMQSGVYNLNTPYATVFTTNNSSESIFGFQYNVSGGLPLRSAGSSSVPLDEIATNGSSGWDDYYPEINFYKNAPKCSRTDATFYTTIKLRQPDGKTFKLVPWDSPETHAGHPYYKKFRAGLNGDGVSETETTIDAINPSTNKVYDVIRYPQVLLIYAEASAMAAGGPTAASYSAINQVRKRAGLPDLTTGLSATAFRDAVVYERAYEFAGEFGVRWFDIVRLQLLPQIVAARSSAENPIPANTNFAQKYLAPIPVNEMSRNPTWTQNDGY from the coding sequence ATGAACACCAAATATTCCTTATTCCTTGTCTTTCTTGCCTTGATTTTGGTTAGCGGCTGTCAGAGTTTAATTGAAGACCCCAAAGGCAGTTTGACACCCGGAACCTATTTTAAAACCCAGTCGGATCTGGATGCATCCGTATCGGCTATCTATATTCAGTTTGCGCGGGATGGTGCCTGGGGTTTTACCAACCGAAGCACATCTTATTTTGGCTCAGATGACTTTACAACCGACCCCGGCCTGAATAAAGAAGATTTCCGGCTCTTTGACCGCCTGAGTGGTGGTAGTGGCAACTTAAGTCTGGTAGCTCAATGGCAAGGCCCCTGGCAGGGAATCTATCAGGCAAACAACGTGATCGCTAATTACGCTAAAGTGGGCTCTACAGATGTCCTGAAAAATCAGGCAGCGGGTCAGGCGTATTTCTTGCGGGCCTTAGGGTATTTTTATCTGGTTCGAACATTTGGGCCCGTCCCGATTATTCTGACCCAGATCGATGTAAACGACCGCCCTCCGCGTGATCCGGTCGACAAAGTGTACGCAGCTATCATCAGCGATTTACAGAAAGCGAAGGAGCTGTTGCCCATTTCATTCCCGAACCAACCGGGCAAGGCGAACCAGATGGCCGCCCGCTCGCTCCTGGCCGATGTGTACCTGAGCATGACGGGCTGGCCACTTAACCAGGAGAGTAATTACAAACTGGCTGCCGATGAAGCGAATTCGGTCATGCAATCGGGTGTCTATAACCTCAATACGCCTTACGCAACCGTGTTCACGACCAACAATAGCTCCGAGTCTATTTTTGGTTTCCAGTACAATGTAAGCGGGGGACTTCCGCTTCGGAGTGCAGGGTCGTCTTCTGTACCGCTCGATGAAATCGCAACGAACGGATCAAGTGGCTGGGATGATTATTATCCGGAAATCAATTTCTATAAAAATGCACCCAAATGTTCCCGGACGGATGCAACGTTTTATACAACGATCAAATTACGCCAGCCCGATGGAAAAACGTTTAAGCTGGTTCCCTGGGATTCGCCCGAAACGCACGCTGGTCACCCCTATTACAAGAAGTTCCGGGCGGGTTTAAATGGCGATGGCGTGTCGGAAACCGAAACTACCATAGATGCCATCAATCCGAGTACGAACAAAGTGTACGATGTCATTCGCTATCCACAGGTGCTGTTAATCTATGCCGAAGCATCAGCTATGGCCGCCGGTGGACCAACCGCGGCAAGCTATAGCGCCATCAATCAGGTACGGAAACGGGCAGGTTTGCCCGACCTGACGACAGGCCTTTCGGCGACTGCTTTCCGGGATGCGGTTGTGTATGAACGGGCCTATGAATTTGCGGGCGAGTTCGGTGTGCGGTGGTTTGATATTGTTCGGTTACAGCTACTGCCTCAGATTGTAGCCGCCCGAAGTTCGGCCGAAAATCCAATTCCGGCGAATACAAATTTCGCCCAGAAATACTTAGCCCCCATCCCAGTGAACGAAATGTCCAGGAATCCGACCTGGACACAGAATGACGGCTACTAA